The Trypanosoma brucei gambiense DAL972 chromosome 10, complete sequence genome has a segment encoding these proteins:
- a CDS encoding serine/threonine kinase, putative, translating to MTPPVRLGPYCLGEKLGFGNFSTVRLATDEGGKKFAVKIIDKTRLRKEKMEDQMLREVAIMRSIKHRNVIDLHDVLESANHYYLVLEFVSGGELFDKIVAAKRFDEPTARRYFQQLIAGVHHCHGKGFAHRDLKPENLLLDAVGVLKISDFGLGNRQQDILLKTVCGTPNYVAPEVLMERGYNGLCADIWSCGVILYVMLAGRLPFEDRSMRHLLARIERGEYSMVRHVSDAAKDLIARMLVVNPKKRITLEAIISHPWFVVDWDPKCLNESA from the coding sequence ATGACACCTCCTGTGCGGCTGGGGCCGTATTGTTTGGGGGAAAAACTCGGGTTCGGAAACTTCTCAACGGTAAGGTTGGCAACAGATGAAGGTGGTAAGAAATTTGCCGTTAAGATCATAGACAAAACTCGACTccggaaggaaaagatggaGGATCAAATGCTTCGTGAAGTTGCTATAATGCGATCCATTAAACATAGGAATGTTATTGATCTTCACGACGTGCTCGAATCAGCGAACCATTACTATCTTGTGTTAGAGTTCGTATCGGGCGGTGAGCTGTTTGACAAAATCGTTGCTGCGAAACGCTTTGACGAACCGACTGCACGACGCTACTTCCAACAGCTCATCGCTGGCGTTCACCACTGCCACGGCAAGGGGTTCGCTCACCGTGACTTGAAGCCCGAAAATCTTCTGCTTGATGCTGTCGGAGTGCTGAAAATTAGTGATTTTGGTCTCGGAAACCGGCAGCAGGACATCTTGCTAAAAACAGTGTGTGGCACTCCCAACTATGTGGCACCTGAGGTCCTCATGGAGCGCGGCTACAACGGTCTCTGTGCTGACATTTGGAGTTGCGGTGTCATTCTTTACGTCATGCTCGCTGGACGACTTCCTTTTGAGGATCGGAGCATGAGACATCTTCTTGCACGGATCGAGCGTGGCGAGTACAGCATGGTCCGGCACGTGTCAGACGCAGCAAAGGACTTAATCGCGCGCATGCTTGTCGTAAATCCTAAGAAGCGTATCACCCTTGAGGCTATCATTTCCCATCCCTGGTTTGTCGTTGATTGGGACCCTAAGTGTCTGAACGAGTCGGCGTGA
- a CDS encoding protein kinase, putative, whose product MENFVLPPYTVSQKLGSGTFSTVRLATDEQRRRWAVKIIDKAKLRKEEMEGQLMREVEAMRVFKHENIIAFHDFKETPTHYCLVLEFVSGGELFDKIVAAKRFDEPTARRYFQQLIAGVHHCHGKGFAHRDLKPENLLLDAVGVLKISDFGLGNRQQDILLKTVCGTPNYVAPEVLMERGYNGLCADIWSCGVILYVMLAGKLPFEDRNQKSLLEKVKRGEYAMLRQVSEAVRDLVKRMLTVDPQNRITLEAIISHPWFAVGWDPKCLKEAA is encoded by the coding sequence ATGGAAAATTTTGTTCTTCCACCGTACACGGTTTCCCAAAAACTTGGATCTGGTACCTTCTCCACCGTCCGCTTGGCAACGGATGAGCAACGACGGAGGTGGGCAGTTAAGATCATAGACAAGGCTAAACtgcgaaaggaagaaatggaagggCAATTGATGCGGGAAGTAGAGGCCATGCGCGTATTTAAGCATGAAAATATAATTGCATTTCATGATTTCAAGGAAACGCCAACTCACTACTGCCTGGTGTTAGAGTTCGTATCGGGCGGTGAGCTGTTTGACAAAATCGTTGCTGCGAAACGCTTTGACGAACCGACTGCACGACGCTACTTCCAACAGCTCATCGCTGGCGTTCACCACTGCCACGGCAAGGGGTTCGCTCACCGTGACTTGAAGCCCGAAAATCTTCTGCTTGATGCTGTCGGAGTGCTGAAAATTAGTGATTTTGGTCTCGGAAACCGGCAGCAGGACATCTTGCTTAAAACAGTGTGTGGCACTCCCAACTATGTGGCACCTGAGGTCCTCATGGAGCGCGGCTACAACGGTCTCTGTGCTGACATTTGGAGTTGCGGTGTCATTCTTTACGTCATGCTCGCTGGAAAACTCCCCTTTGAGGATCGTAACCAGAAATCCCTTCTTGAGAAAGTCAAGCGCGGTGAGTACGCTATGCTGCGGCAGGTGTCTGAGGCTGTAAGGGATTTAGTCAAGCGCATGTTGACTGTGGACCCCCAAAACCGTATCACCCTTGAGGCTATCATTTCCCATCCCTGGTTTGCCGTTGGTTGGGACCCTAAGTGTCTAAAGGAGGCTGCGTAA
- a CDS encoding 60S ribosomal protein L10a, putative, whose product MSKIPPALLSEAIQNVLKDRKERKFKESIDLQVNLKNYDPQKDKRFSGSVRLPHVCRPRMTVCLLCDLVHEDIAKKNDVPTMNQEELKKLNKNKKLVKKMCNQYDAFLCSESIIKTVPRLVGPHMHRVGKFPTVCAQNESLPDKVLELQSTVKFQLKKVLCLGTCVGHVDMTEDQVRQNVVMAINFLVSLLKKNWQNLKSAYIKSTMGKSQRIY is encoded by the coding sequence ATGTCTAAGATCCCTCCAGCACTGctttctgaggctattcaaaaTGTGTTGAAAGATCGCAAGGAGCGTAAGTTCAAGGAGAGCATTGATTTGCAAGTAAACCTGAAGAACTACGACCCCCAAAAGGACAAGCGTTTCTCTGGTTCTGTGCGCCTCCCGCACGTGTGCCGCCCCCGTATGACTGTCTGCCTTCTCTGTGACCTCGTGCACGAGGACATCGCCAAGAAGAATGACGTCCCGACCATGAACCAGGAGGAACTGAAGAAACTgaacaagaacaagaagCTGGTGAAAAAGATGTGTAACCAGTACGATGCCTTCTTGTGTTCGGAGTCTATCATTAAGACAGTCCCGCGTCTTGTCGGCCCTCACATGCATCGTGTAGGTAAGTTCCCTACGGTGTGTGCGCAGAATGAGAGCCTGCCGGACAAGGTGCTCGAGCTTCAGTCCACAGTGAAGTTTCAGCTCAAGAAGGTGCTCTGCCTTGGAACATGCGTCGGCCATGTCGATATGACGGAGGATCAGGTACGCCAGAATGTTGTTATGGCGATCAACTTCCTTGTGTCtttgttgaagaagaacTGGCAGAATCTGAAATCCGCGTACATCAAGTCGACGATGGGGAAGTCGCAGCGTATCTACTAA